In Mycetocola spongiae, the genomic stretch CGGGATCTCCCGGGATACCGAGCGATCGCTTTCGCGCCGGGTGACCTGCACGGTGGTGCGCACCATTTTTTTCAGTTCCTCGGCGGCCCGTGAGGAACGGTATTCCTGCCAGAACCGCAGCACGGCGCTGATCAGCACCATCGCGGCGATCACGCTCACGCCGGTGTACTCGGGGCCCTCGGCCGGATCGGCGAGGATCACATCCGTCACAAGCATGATCGCAAAGAGGAAGATCAGCACGATGATAAACGGATTGGTGAAGGTGCGCAGAAACTGCAGGAGCGCCGGGGCGGGCTTATCGTGGCGCACCTGATTGGGGCCATAGCGGGCCTGCCGGAGGGCCACCTTTTTGGGGCTCAGCCCGGCAATCGAGGTGCCCTCCGTCTGGAAGGTATCCTCCGGGCTGCGCAGGGCTGCCTCGCGCAGCGCACGCTGCTGGGATTCGGAGACCGCGATGGTCTTTTCGAGTGTGGTCCGGCGCCGCGGCGCCGTGCCGGTCGGGTTCGGGTTACGGATTTCGGGGGCGTTGAGCTTCATGATCGGTGGTCCTTCGGGGAGGCGCGTCCGGGCACGCCGATCACCCCGGGGCTGCGGCAGCGGGGCACGCCAAACGGCGGCCGCTTCCGGGGCGGGGAGAATCGAGCGGGCGTGGAATCACGCAAAAAATAATCTGAGCGGGGGCGCTGCGCGCGGGGCCGGCACACTCATTATTGACCGCCCGGGCGGCACCCTGGGCCGCGTTCCGCGCCTAGGCGCGCGGTGAGGCGGCGGGGTGCCCGCCGGTGGGGGTCATCCATAATAAGTGGGGGCGCGGCGCGCGCCGACTAGGTCCGTCGTCCATTGCGGTCACCTCACGGAAAAATATCGGGCGCACAATAAAGAAGGCAAAAATATCCGCTCGCAAGGGAAAGCCTCGATTGCCGGGATATCTGCGTCACCTCCACGTAAGAGCTTTGACACTGCACGACGTATCCAAAAATTTTGGAAGCCACTTTGGATAACCCCTTAATCCGGGGATATCTGTCCTAACCTTGGGCATCTCTCGATGTCGTCAGATCAGTGGCCTTTATTCGTGCAGGAGCCTCGCCTAACGAAGTGCTGCGTGTGGAACCCTATCACCGGTGGGGATGGTGTGCAATACGGGGCCCCCGTGGCGGCGGCGAGGTTTTCAAATCTCACGCCGCACCCTAGGCTCGGGGCATGCGACTCATCCTCATTCGTCACGGACAGACCCCCTCCAATGTTGCCGGTGTGCTGGATACCCGGGTGCCGGGCCCCGGCCTGACCGAGCGGGGCCACGAGCAGGCCCTGATCCTGGGGCGGGAACTTGATGAGCCGATCGAGGCGATCTTTGCCAGCGTGCAGGTGCGCTCGCAGATCACCGCGGCCCCGCTCGCGGAGCGGCTGGGCCTGGAGGTGGCGATCCGCGAGGATCTGCGCGAGATCGACTGTGGCGAGTTTGAGATGCGGGATGATACGGACGCGATCCACGGCTATCACGAGGCCCTGCTGGCCTGGGTCGAGGGCGACCGCGCGGTGCGCATGCCCGGGGCCGAGGACGGCCACGAGGTTTATGACCGCGTGAATCGTGTGGTGGCCGAGGCGGAGGCCCTGGGCCTAAATACCGTGGCGCTTGTGGCCCACGGCGCGCTGATCCGCTCCTGGGTGGGGGCGCACGCGGGCAATATCGCCCCGGGCTTCGCCCGCGAAAACATCATGCCCAATACCGGGGTGGCCATCCTCGAGGGCTCCTCCCGGGAGGGCTGGATCCTGGAGAGCTGGGTGGGCACCCCGCTCTCCCCCGGCACCGCGGGGGCCTAGACCCGCCGCGCCGCCCGCCGGTCACGCGCGCATCGGCGCCCGTGATCCTGCGCGCGGGCACGCCCGTGCCCGCCCGACGCTCACCGGCGGCACCAAAATCCCGCAGGATTCTGGGGATCCCGGGGTCTTTTCCCCCGGTTTTGATCCCCGCCTGCGCCCTCCTTTCCGGACCCGCCGTGCCCCGTGCGCGGCGGGTCTTTCGCGACCGCGCGCCGCCGCGACGGGTGCTACAGTAAATACGTCTGACTTATTACGTGCTCCCCGCGGCGTTCCCTGCGCCGCAACGCGACATCCGGAATCAAAGGAGAAACCACCTATGTCCACGCACACGCCTCCCCTCATCGTGATGGGCGTCTCCGGCTCGGGAAAGTCCACCATTGGACAGGCCCTCGCCGATAGCTTTGGCCTCACCTTCATCGACGGCGATGACCTGCACCCGAGCGCCAATAAGGCCAAGATGGCCGCCGGCCACCCCCTGAACGATGAGGACCGCGCCCCGTGGCTCGAAATCATCGCGCAGCGGATCGGATCGGAACTGGCCGAGGGCCACCCGATCGTCGTGGCCTGCTCCGCGCTGAAGCGCCGCTATCGCGATCAGCTGGTCGCCTATGCGCCCGAGACCGCCTTTATTCACCTGCGCGGCGACCGCGCGCTCATCGCCGAGCGCCAGCTGCACCGCAACCACGAATATATGCCCAATAGCCTGCTCGACTCGCAGTACAACACCCTCGAACCTCTCGAGGATGGCGAAATCGGCATTGCCATCGATCCGGCCGGAACACCGGAACAGATCGTGGCCGCCGTGCGCCAGTATCTCTCTTCACCAACCAGTTAGGACCACGATGACCGGAGAATGGTCTCTCCTCTGGGAGCTCCCCACCTGGGGTTTGCTTCTCGTCGCGGCGGGCTCTATTGCCCTGCTGCTTGCCCTCATCATCTGGGGGCGCATCCACGCATTCCTCGCGCTTGTTATTGTGAGCGTGCTCACGGCAATCGCCACGGGCATCCCCACGTCCCAGCTGGTCACGGTCCTCACCACGGGCTTTGGCGGAACCCTGGGCAGCGTGGCGCTCCTGGTGGGACTGGGCGCGATGCTGGGCCGGATGCTCGAGACCAGCGGTGGCGCCAAGGTGCTCACCGACGCCCTGATTAATAAGTTTGGCGAGAAGCGCGCACCGCTGGCACTCTCCCTCGCCTCGCTGATGATGGGTTTTCCGATCTTCTTCGACGCGGGCCTCGTGGTCATGCTGCCGATCATCTTCACCGTGGCGCGACGCCTGGGCGGCTCGCTGCTGACCTATGCCTTCCCCGCGGCCACCGCATTCTCCGTGATGCATATCTTTGTGCCCCCGCACCCCGGACCGGTCGCGGCCACGGGCCTGCTCGGCGCCGATGTGGGTCTTGTGCTGGTATTTGGCCTGATCGTCGCGATCCCCACCTGGTATGTGGTGGGTCACCTCTTCGGAGGCTATGTGGGCCGCAAATATAATATTGCGATCCCCGATATTCTCTTCGGCGCACAGAACGACGAATCGGGAGATAAGTTCAAGTCCAGCCCCAAGCTGGGCACCGTCCTCTTCCTGCTGCTGCTTCCGCTTGGCCTGATCTTCCTCAATACCGGCCTGAACGCCCTGGCCACCGCGGGCGTGGTATCGCTCGAGGACGGCTGGGTTCAGGTTCTGCGCCTGCTCGGCGAGACCCCGATTGCGCTGCTGATCACCGTGGTCCTGGCGATGTGGCTGCTCGGCTGGCGCACCGGCAAGCCCGGCTCGCTTGTGGAGACCATCGTGGACAGCGCCCTCGGCCCGGTCTGCTCGATCATCCTGATCACGGGTGCCGGTGGAATGTTTGGTGGCGTGCTGCGCGAGTCCGGCATCGGCGGCGCAATCGCCGATTCGCTGGATAGCCTGGGCCTGCCGCTGATTCTCGCGGGCTTTGTGATCGCCGCTATCGTGCGCATTGCACAGGGTTCGGCCACGGTCGCCCTGACCACCGCCGCCGCCCTCGTGCAGCCGGTGATCCTCACCAGCGGCTATAACCCCGTGCAGCTGGCCGCCGTGGTGCTGGCCCTGGCCGCCGGATCGGTCTTCGCCGGCCACGTGAACGACTCGGGCTTCTGGCTCGTGAGCCGCTTCTTTGGCATGGACACCCAGACCACGCTGAAAACCTGGACCGTGGGCCAGGCGCTTGTCGCCGTGGTGGGCTTTGTGATCGCCCTCGCGATCTTCCTGGTCGCCAGCGCCTAGAACCCCAAAGGGCCCCGGTGAGCATGCTCGCCGGGGCCCTTTTGCGCGCCTAGTTAAAAACCTGGAGGGCGTTGATAATCGGGGTGTCCCCGTCGTTAAAGGGAAGCGTGCGTCCCTCGGTGCCCGGCACGTTCAGCACCTCGGCGGCCACGAGCGCGACGTTTTCGCGGCGCACGCTCCCGGACTCGCGGGTGATCGAGATAGTGCCGGTTGCCGGCTCATCGATCAGCCGGCTCGGGCCGAGGATGGTCCAGGCCAGGTTTGAGCGGCGCAGATAATCATCGGCCTCGGCCTTGGCCTGCGCATAGGCGTGGAAGCTATCGTCCACGGGAATACTATGTTCCAGGCTGGACCCCTGATAGGACACCATGACATAGCGGGCGACTCCGGCGCGCTCGGCGGCATCCATCGAGCGGATCGCGGCATCACGGTCCACCGCAAACGTGCGCTCGGGGTTTCCGCCGCCGGCACCGGCCGACCAGATCACGGCGTCATAGCCCTCCAGCAGATCCGCGAGCTGCCAGGTGAGGAGGTTTTCCACATCGGCCAGCACGGGCTCCGCGCCGGTGGCGCTCACGTCCTCGGCATGGTCGGGGTTGCGAATAAAGGATCCGACCCGGTGGCCGCGTCCGATCAGAATTTCCGAGAGGTACAGGGCGATCTTGCCGTGTCCCCCGATAATGGCAATGCGTGACATAACATCAAGTTAGCACGCACTTCCCGGCACGCACAGTTCATTCGTTATGTATTCGCCCGCAGCGGATTTAACGGGTAATCCGGGCCACGGCATCGCGCGTCACCTCGCGCCCGGCGGGCGGGGTTTCCAGCGCGCGGTGCACCCCCAGCCCCTCGATCAGCGCGTCCAGGTGGCGCGCCGTCTCCGCGTCAAAGTGCAGCTCGAGCGCGGCCCGGCTGCGGGCCATCCACCGGGTGGTGATGACCCGATAGGCGCTATCGCGGGCCGCGAGCGCATAGAGCTCATGCACCAGAACCGTGCCGCGCGGGGAGGCGAGGGAGTCATCATGCACAATGGCAACCACGGCCTCGCACGCCTCCGCGCGGGTCGATGCCGCCGCGAGAGCCGCGGAAAAACGCGCACTCGCGTCCTCGGCAAAGCGCGTGAAAACCTCGCGCAGAATCTCCTCCATGCCCGAGAAATGATAGGTCATCGAGCCGAGGGGGACCCCCGCGCGCTCCGCGATCCCGCGGTGCGAGGTGCGGGCAACACCGCGCTCGGCGATCAGATCGGTGGCCACCTCAAGCAGGCGCTCGCGCCGCCCCGGCTCCACGCGCCGCACGGTCATGCCCCGGCCCCCTCGATCGCGCGCAGGATGCGGGCGGGATTGCCCGCGGCCACCACATTGGCGGGGATATCCCGGGTCACCACCGCGCCCGCCCCGATCACCGAGTTCTCCCCGATGCTCACGCCGGGCAGCACAATCACTCCCCCGCCGAGCCACACGTTATCGGCGATCGTGATCGGCGCGGCCGCCTCGATGCCCCTCCGACGCTCGCCCGGGTCGATCGGGTGGGTCGGCGTCAGGAGCTGGACGTGTGGGCCGATCTGGCAGTGGGCGCCGATCCGGATCGGGGCCACGTCGAGCGCCGTGAGTCCGTAGTTGATAAACGTGCCTTCGCCAATCGTGATGTGTATTCCATAATCCACATATAGCGGCGGCAGCACCTCCACCCCGGGACCCACGGACCCCAGGAGTTCCCGGAGCACGGCGCCCGCGGTGGCGGGATCGGCGGCATGCGCCGCGGCATAGCGGGCGGCGCGGGCGCGCGCGGCGGCCACGGCCTCGCGCAGCTCCGGATCATCGGCCGTATAGGGGTCTCCCGCGAGCATGCGCTCGCGCTGGGTGCGGGTATCGCGGTCCTCGGTGCTGGGCATGGTGACGAGTGTACCCCGTTCGTGTACGATCGTACACATCGGGCGGAACAGAGGAGCATAATGATAAACCCGGAGCACGGTACACCCCTCGGCTGGGCCGAGGGAGCCTGGACAACCCCGCCGGTATCCCTCCGCGAGGACGGCACGGACCTGCTGGTCGAGGCGGCCGCGGGCAGCGATGCCTGGCGGCATACCTCCTATGGGTTTATCCACGAGAGCGAGCATGCGCTGCTGGCGGATCTGCCCGTGGGGTCCGCGATGGAGGTGTCCTTCCGGGCGGAGTTTGCCGAGCAATTTGATCAGGCCGGGCTCTTCCTGCGCGTGGACACGCAGACCTGGATTAAGGCCGGGGTGGAGTGGGCCGATGGCGCCCTCCAGCTCGGCGCGGTGGTGACCCACGGCAGCTCGGATTGGTCGGTGGCGCCGGTTCCGGAGTGGAACGGGCGCGTCATCACGATCCGGCTGAGCCGCGAGCCCGCGGCGGTCACGGTGCGCTCCCGGGTGGATGATGGGCCGCTGCGCCTGGTGCGGGTCACCCATCTGCCCCCGAATTGCGCCGCGCAGGCCGGCCCGTATCTGTGCGCGCCCACGCGCGCCGGGCTGAGCGTGCGTTTCCTCTCCTGGGTGCGCACAGCGGCCGATGCCGCGCTGCACTAGCCCGGGGTTTTAGGCCCCGGGGGCCGTGCCGAGGTTATGGTCCACCTCGGCGGCGGTGCGCCGCATGATTCGGTCCATCGCATCGCGCGCCCGCTCGCCGTTGCCCGCGGCGATCGCGCCGGCCACCTCGATATGCAGGCGCAGGGCGTCCTCATGCGGGTGGTGGGGCATCAGGCCGTGCCGCGTGCGCCCGCGCAGCACCTCGGCAACCATGCCGTCCATCGCGGCAAACATGCGGTTCCCACTGAGTTCCAGCACGCCGGCGTGGAAGCGAATATCGGCGGCGAGGAATCCCGCGACGTCTCCCGCGCGGCCCAGCGTGCGCATATCATCGGCGAGGGCCACCAGATCGGCGGCGGCCTCGGGATCGGCGTATTGCGCGGCGAGCTCCGCCGCGGCGGGCTCCACGGCCCGGCGCAGCTGGGTCAAAGAACGCAGCTGGGAGGCCCGCTCGGAACCGGCCAGGCGCCAGGAGATCAGCTGTGGATCGAAGGAGTTCCAGTTCTCCTCGGGCAATACCCGGATGCCGAGGCGGCGTACCGATTCGAGGAGGCCCAGCGATTGCAGGACCCGCACCGCCTCCCTGATCACAGAGCGGCCCACGCCCATCTCCTCGGCCAGATCGGTGGCCAGAACGGTATCGCCGGGCGCGAGTTCACCCGAAATAATGCGGCGGCCGAGGTCTTCCACGGCGCGATCATGGAGGCTCGAAGACATGGCCCCAGACTAGCGGATGCGCGGCCGCGCCGAAGGGGCGACAATGGAAGACATGAGTACCCCGGTGCCGCTTCCCTCCCTTGACCATCTGCTGGATAGTGCGCGGGTGGTTTCGCTGCCGCTGCGCACCCGCTTCCGCGGGATCACCACGCGCGAGGCGCTGCTATTTTCCGGGCCCGCGGGCTGGAGCGAGTTTTCGCCGTTTGTGGAATATGACACCGCCGAATCCTCCACGTGGCTCGCCGGCGCCCTCGATTTTGCCTATCGCCCGGTCACGGGTGTGCTGCGCGAGCGCATCCCCGTGAATGCCACCGTGCCGGCGGTTGAGGCCGAGGCACTAGAGGCCATCCTCGCGCTCTATCCGGGCTGCACCACCGCCAAGATCAAGGTGGCCGAGCCCGGTCAGGGTCTGGGCCAGGAGATCGCGCGCGTCGCCCGCACGCGCGAGCTGATGGGTCCGGATGCGCGCCTGCGCGTGGATGCCAACGGCCTGTGGAGCGTGGATCAGGCCGAGGAGGCGCTCCGGGCGCTGGCCCCCTATCGGCTGGAATATGCCGAGCAGCCCTGCGCCACCGTGCCCGAGCTGGCCGAGTTGCGCGCGCGCCTGAGCGGCCTGGGTATCCCGATTGCCGCGGATGAGAGCGTGCGCAAGGCGAGCGATCCGCTCGCGGTCGCGCGCGCCGGGGCCGCCGATCTGCTCGTGGTGAAGGCGCAGCCGCTCGGGGGCATTACCCGGGCGCGGGCGCTGATCGCCGAGACCGGGCTCCCCGTGGTGGTCTCCAGCGCGCTGGATACATCGGTGGGGCTGTCGATGGGGGCTCTGCTGGCCGCCACGGTACCGGGCCTGGACTTTGCGTGTGGCCTGGGCACCGCGGCGCTGCTCGCAGCGGATGTCACCGAGTCGCCGCTGCTGCCCATAAACGGCAGCATCGCGGCCGCGCGGGTCGAGGTATCCCCCGCGCTGTTGGACGAGTATCGGGCCGCCCCCGAACGCGAGGCCTGGTGGTTTGCGCGCCTCGCCGCCTGCCACGGCTATCTGGCCGAGCGCGCCTAACGCATTTGCCCGCGGCGCGCACGCTCAGTAGGGTCTTATCACCGCAGAATTTCGGAAGGAGATCATCGTGGCCGCTCCGCGCGCAGACCTCGCCCGCATCCGGCGCTGGTGCGCCTCCGCACTGCCCGAGGATCGCCGGGAGCACGCGCGCCTGGAACCCGAGTTTGGCCGCCTGGACGTGACCATCCGCCTGGTGGATGACGCCGGCTCCGCCCCGCTCGCGCGGCTGCGCTATACCGAGACCACGGGCCTGTGGAGCCTGCACTGGTTCACCGAATCCGGCGGCTATCACGAGCACCGCGGCCTGGGCCGCACCCCGCACGTGCGCAAGATCCTCGACTATCTGTCCAGCGGGGCCGATCCGATCTTCCGGCTCTAGGCCCGGCGCATAAAAAAACCGCGGCATCCGAAATCGGATGCCGCGGTTTTTTCGTGGAGGCTAGAGTCCCGAATAGGCGTGCAGGCCCTTGAAGAACAGGTTCACCACGGTGAAGTTGAAGAGCACCGTGACGGCACCCACCATCGACAGCCAGGCGGCGCGGTTGCCGCGCCAGCCGCGCGTGGCCCGGGCGTGAATATATCCCGCGTAGACCACC encodes the following:
- a CDS encoding maltose acetyltransferase domain-containing protein — its product is MPSTEDRDTRTQRERMLAGDPYTADDPELREAVAAARARAARYAAAHAADPATAGAVLRELLGSVGPGVEVLPPLYVDYGIHITIGEGTFINYGLTALDVAPIRIGAHCQIGPHVQLLTPTHPIDPGERRRGIEAAAPITIADNVWLGGGVIVLPGVSIGENSVIGAGAVVTRDIPANVVAAGNPARILRAIEGAGA
- a CDS encoding DUF1349 domain-containing protein, which translates into the protein MINPEHGTPLGWAEGAWTTPPVSLREDGTDLLVEAAAGSDAWRHTSYGFIHESEHALLADLPVGSAMEVSFRAEFAEQFDQAGLFLRVDTQTWIKAGVEWADGALQLGAVVTHGSSDWSVAPVPEWNGRVITIRLSREPAAVTVRSRVDDGPLRLVRVTHLPPNCAAQAGPYLCAPTRAGLSVRFLSWVRTAADAALH
- a CDS encoding DUF3024 domain-containing protein; this translates as MAAPRADLARIRRWCASALPEDRREHARLEPEFGRLDVTIRLVDDAGSAPLARLRYTETTGLWSLHWFTESGGYHEHRGLGRTPHVRKILDYLSSGADPIFRL
- a CDS encoding gluconokinase; translation: MSTHTPPLIVMGVSGSGKSTIGQALADSFGLTFIDGDDLHPSANKAKMAAGHPLNDEDRAPWLEIIAQRIGSELAEGHPIVVACSALKRRYRDQLVAYAPETAFIHLRGDRALIAERQLHRNHEYMPNSLLDSQYNTLEPLEDGEIGIAIDPAGTPEQIVAAVRQYLSSPTS
- a CDS encoding histidine phosphatase family protein; protein product: MRLILIRHGQTPSNVAGVLDTRVPGPGLTERGHEQALILGRELDEPIEAIFASVQVRSQITAAPLAERLGLEVAIREDLREIDCGEFEMRDDTDAIHGYHEALLAWVEGDRAVRMPGAEDGHEVYDRVNRVVAEAEALGLNTVALVAHGALIRSWVGAHAGNIAPGFARENIMPNTGVAILEGSSREGWILESWVGTPLSPGTAGA
- a CDS encoding SDR family oxidoreductase, translated to MSRIAIIGGHGKIALYLSEILIGRGHRVGSFIRNPDHAEDVSATGAEPVLADVENLLTWQLADLLEGYDAVIWSAGAGGGNPERTFAVDRDAAIRSMDAAERAGVARYVMVSYQGSSLEHSIPVDDSFHAYAQAKAEADDYLRRSNLAWTILGPSRLIDEPATGTISITRESGSVRRENVALVAAEVLNVPGTEGRTLPFNDGDTPIINALQVFN
- a CDS encoding FadR/GntR family transcriptional regulator, coding for MSSSLHDRAVEDLGRRIISGELAPGDTVLATDLAEEMGVGRSVIREAVRVLQSLGLLESVRRLGIRVLPEENWNSFDPQLISWRLAGSERASQLRSLTQLRRAVEPAAAELAAQYADPEAAADLVALADDMRTLGRAGDVAGFLAADIRFHAGVLELSGNRMFAAMDGMVAEVLRGRTRHGLMPHHPHEDALRLHIEVAGAIAAGNGERARDAMDRIMRRTAAEVDHNLGTAPGA
- a CDS encoding GntP family permease → MTGEWSLLWELPTWGLLLVAAGSIALLLALIIWGRIHAFLALVIVSVLTAIATGIPTSQLVTVLTTGFGGTLGSVALLVGLGAMLGRMLETSGGAKVLTDALINKFGEKRAPLALSLASLMMGFPIFFDAGLVVMLPIIFTVARRLGGSLLTYAFPAATAFSVMHIFVPPHPGPVAATGLLGADVGLVLVFGLIVAIPTWYVVGHLFGGYVGRKYNIAIPDILFGAQNDESGDKFKSSPKLGTVLFLLLLPLGLIFLNTGLNALATAGVVSLEDGWVQVLRLLGETPIALLITVVLAMWLLGWRTGKPGSLVETIVDSALGPVCSIILITGAGGMFGGVLRESGIGGAIADSLDSLGLPLILAGFVIAAIVRIAQGSATVALTTAAALVQPVILTSGYNPVQLAAVVLALAAGSVFAGHVNDSGFWLVSRFFGMDTQTTLKTWTVGQALVAVVGFVIALAIFLVASA
- a CDS encoding o-succinylbenzoate synthase — translated: MSTPVPLPSLDHLLDSARVVSLPLRTRFRGITTREALLFSGPAGWSEFSPFVEYDTAESSTWLAGALDFAYRPVTGVLRERIPVNATVPAVEAEALEAILALYPGCTTAKIKVAEPGQGLGQEIARVARTRELMGPDARLRVDANGLWSVDQAEEALRALAPYRLEYAEQPCATVPELAELRARLSGLGIPIAADESVRKASDPLAVARAGAADLLVVKAQPLGGITRARALIAETGLPVVVSSALDTSVGLSMGALLAATVPGLDFACGLGTAALLAADVTESPLLPINGSIAAARVEVSPALLDEYRAAPEREAWWFARLAACHGYLAERA
- a CDS encoding TetR/AcrR family transcriptional regulator: MTVRRVEPGRRERLLEVATDLIAERGVARTSHRGIAERAGVPLGSMTYHFSGMEEILREVFTRFAEDASARFSAALAAASTRAEACEAVVAIVHDDSLASPRGTVLVHELYALAARDSAYRVITTRWMARSRAALELHFDAETARHLDALIEGLGVHRALETPPAGREVTRDAVARITR